The following nucleotide sequence is from bacterium.
AGGGGTCCAGTGCGTTGGGGCCTCGCGAGTCCGACAGTAAGACGTGTCGAGACAAGGAGGTGCAACGCACTGCCTGGGAGGGCCAGCCCTCGGACCCCAGTCGGCCCGGCCCCGGAGGCAGGCCCCGTACAATGCCCCCGGCATGCGCGAACAGCCCGCGGGGGAGCCCTTCGAGCCGCACCCGCGGCGCTGGCTGATCCTCGCCGTCCTGTGTTCGTCGATGGTGATGGTCTTCAGCAACCTCGGTTCGATGAACGTGGCCCTGCCGACCATGCAGACGGCGCTGGGGGCCAGCGGCTCGGACCTGCAATGGATCACCGACGCCCACATCCTGACCTTCGCCTGCCTGCTGCTGCCGCTCGGCGCGCTCGGTGACCGCCGAGGTCGAAAGGGGGTGCTGCTCGCCGGGACCGTGATCTTCGGGGTGGCCAGCGGGCTGGCAGCCTTCTCGACAACCGCCGGGCAGGTGATCATCTACCGGACCGTGATGGGTGTCGGCGCCGCCCTCGTCATGCCCGCGACGCTGTCGATCGGCGCGGTGATCTTTCCGGCGTCGGAGCGAGCCAAGGCCGTCGCCGCCTGGTCGGCGGCCGCCGGGCTGAGCGGGATGCTCGGTCCCGTCATCGGCGGCGTCCTGCTCCGGTACTTCTGGTGGGGCTCGGCCTTCCTGTTCACCGTCCCCGTTGCCGGGGTGGTCCTGGCGCTGGTCGCCTGGATCGTGCCGACGTCCCGAGACGAGGGACGACGGCCGCTGGACGCGGTCGGCTCGGCGCTGTCGATCGTGGCGCTCGGCTGCCTGCTGTACGGGATCATCGAAGGCCCCGAACTGGGATGGCGCAACCCTTGGGTGATCGGGGGCTTCGGCGTGGCGGTGGTGGGATTCTGGGCCTACGCCCGCTGGGAGCGCCGGGTCCGGTTCCCCATGCTCGACCCGGCGTACTTCGGCAACCGGGTCTTCACCCTCGGGGCCGTCTCCGCCGTCTGCACCTTCTTCGCCCTGTACGGCATCGTCTTCATCCTCACCCAGTACTTCCAGTTCGCGCAGGGCCTCACGCCGCTCGGAGCGGGTCTCCGGATGCTGCCCGTCTCGGTGGTCGTGTTCCTGATCGCACCCCGCATCCCCGCCGTGATCGCCCGATCCGGCACGCGGGCCACGATCAGTGCCGGGCTGGTGATTACCGCCGCCGGGATGGCGACGATAGGGATGCTCAGCGCGGCGTCGCCCTACTGGCCCGCCGCAGTGGGCCTCCTGGTGCTGGGCACCGGGCTCGCCGTGACCATGCCGACCGCCACACACGCCATCGTCAGTTCGCTCCCGCCGCACAAATCCGGCGTCGGCTCGGCCCTCAACGACATGACACGCGAAACGGGCGGGGCGATCGGCATCGCGCTGCTGGGCTCGCTCCTGTCGGTCGGCTACCGGCAAGGGATCTCCGGGAGGCTGGGCGACCTGCCGGCGGAGGTGGCCGAGGCTGCCTCCGACTCGATCGGCGGCGCCCTCGGCGCCGGCGGCGAGCTGCCTGCCGAGGCCGCCGAACGGCTGCATGGTCTCGCGGTGGATGCATTCGACCGGGGGATGACCCTGGCCGCCTGGGTTGCGGCCGCCGTGCTGGCGCTCGTCGCGGTCATCGTCTACCGGATGTACCCGAGGCACCGAACCGTCACCCGTCCGGTCGCGCCGGCGGAGGCGGGCGCGGAGAGCGGCTGAGGCCGGCCGATGCCCCCGCCCGGCGAGATCATCGATACCGTCCCCCGTCCGATCGCGTCGGCGGAGACGGGCGCAAGCGCCAGGGACGCCTGAGGCCGGCCGATGCCCAGCGCCGACAGGACCGTCGGTCGTCGTGACCTGATCTCCGACCTCGCCGCCGCGGTCGGCGCCCGCCACACGCAGACCGACGAGGACATCCTGGCCCCGCTCCTCGTCGACGAGCGCCGGCGCTACCACGGCGACGCCCTGGCGGTGGTCTCGCCCGCCGACACCGCTGAGGTGGCGACGGTGATGCGCCTCTGTGCCGCCGCCGGCGTCGCCGTGGTTCCCCAGGGTGGCAACACGGGACTCTGCGGCGGGGCCACCCCTCAGCGCGAGGTGCCGTCGGTGATCCTCAGCCTGCGGCGCATGCGCGAGGTGCGCCGCATCGACCGGCTGGGCCGCACGATCACCGTCGGCGCCGGCGGCACGGTCGCCGAGGTTGCCGGCGCGGCCGCGGCCGCGGGCCTGCTGTTCCCGCTCAGCTTCGGGGCCGAGGGCACCGCTCAGATCGGCGGCGCCCTGTCCACCAACGCCGGCGGGACCAGCGTGCTGCGCTACGGCAGCGCCCGCGCCCTCACCCTGGGCCTGGAGGTGGTGCTGGCCGACGGCACGGTGGCGCGCCTGGGCCGCGGGCTGCGCAAGGACAACACCGGCTACGACCTGAAGCACCTCTTCGTGGGCAGCGAAGGCACCCTCGGCGTGATCTGCGAGGCCACCCTCGCGCTGCACCCGCTGCCGCGCCAGCGGGCGACGGCGATGGCTGCCCTCTCCGCCGACGCGGCGCCCGCGCCAGCGACCGGCGCGGGTGGGGCCAGTGCCGGCTTGGAGGTGCTCGGCCGGTTGCTGGACGCGAGCGACGGGCGCGTCAGCGCGTGCGAGTGGCTGAGCCCCACCACTCGCCTGTTGGCCTGCGCGCAGCCGGGCGGCGCCCGGGATCCGTTCGGTCCCGGCACCGAATCCCTGCTGCTCGTCGAGTTGACGTCGGGCCGGGCGGGCGATGATCTGCGACGGCTGCTTGAGGAGGTGCTTGCCGGTGCTCTCGCTGACGGTCTGATCTGCGACGCCACGGTGGCCGACGGCACGGCCGCCGCCGAGCGGCTGTGGCGGGTGCGCGAGGCGCCGCCCGAGGCCGAGAAGCGCTCTGGAGGCTCCGTCAAGTACGACATCGCCGTCGTGCCCGACCGGATGCCCGTGTTCTTGGAGCGGGCGGCCGTCGCGGTCGGCACAGTCCTCCCCGGCGTGCGCATCAACGCCTTCGGCCACCTCGGCGACGGCAACATCCACTTCAACCTGCTGGCACCGTCCGGGACGCCCCCGGACGCGCTCTTCGACCGCGAGGAACGCCTGACCGAAGCGGTCTTCGACGTGGCCGAATCCCTCGGCGGCAGCTTCAGCGCCGAGCACGGCATCGGCCAGCGCTGGCGCCACGAACTCGCCCGCCGCAAGCAGCCCGCAGAGCTGGACCTGATGCGCCGAATCAAGGCCGCCCTCGACCCCCACGGCGTCCTCAACCCCGGCAAGGTACTCTGAGCTTGGATGGCTGTGGAGATCCGCGGCAGGGGTACAGCGCGGAGCGCCGCCCGCGGCGCCGACTCGAGTGGGACGGGCTCCATGGCCGATCGCACTGTCGACGGCGCCCGCCAGCCTCCGACTTGTCGATCGCGGCACCGTCGACGGGATCTGGCCGCCATCGCAGCGGTGGTCGCCATTGTCGCGGCCGCCGCGGCACCCCCGGTCGCGGCACAACAAGGCGACGATGCGGTGCGCATCGTCGCCTTCAAACTCCCCGAGGGGCGCATCGAGTCCGGACTCCAGCAACGACAGGACGACGACACCTGGGGCGACCTCCGATTGCCCCGCGTCCGCTTCTTCCCCACGACCGCCGCCGTGGGCCGCTGGCTCGCCACCTCGGCGCTCACTGTGGGCGACGACGAGGTGCGCATCGTGGCCCGCAAACTCCCCGAGGGGCGCATCGAGTTCGGACTCCAGCTACGCCAGGACGACAGCACCTGGGGCGACCTCCGATTGCCCCGCGTCCGCTTCTTCCCCACGACCGCCGCCGTGGGCCGCTGGCTCGCCACCTCGGCGCTCACTGTGGGCGACGACGACGTCGACGTCTCGCCAACCACCACCCGATATTCCGCCGTGTCTGTCGGCGGTTATCACTCGTGTGGGCTGCGCAGCGACGGCAGCATCATCTGCTGGGGCGACAACAACTCTGGACAGGCGGAGGTGCCCGCCGGTCAATACACCGCCGTATCCGCCGGCGGTGTGCATTCGTGTGGGCTGCGCAGCAACGGCGTCCTCGCCTGCTGGAGCGGCAACAGGTATGGCCGGGTGGACGTGCCCACCGGGTGATAGACCGCCGTATCCGCCGGCTTGTCTCTATTGATACCGCAACCGGCATGCCGCGGACTGTTGCAGAAGAGAAGCGCACCCTACGCACCTCGACCCAGCAGGAATCCTCAACCCCGGCAAGTTGCTCTAAGCAAACGCTCCCCGCCTCTACAGAGTTCCGCACCTCCCGCGTTGGTATCGGGACCGCCGGATTGCCGCAACCAAGGCATTCGTGATCTGCCGCTGGCGGCGGTCGTAACCCAAGTGGGCACACATCTCATCAAGGAGTTCTTCGTCGGTGCGCCTGCGACCGTCCGACATGATCCAATCGACGAGTTGGACCAGTCGATTGAGGTCGTGCTCTTGAATGGGGCGACCGCGCGGCAGCGAGGGATCGCTGCCCCGACCGGAGGCTTCGGCCCGTGCATCCGCTGGTCGAGCGCCAGCCGCGTCACGACCAGCGATTCGCCCCACGACATACTCCTGTGGCCCACGTCGCGCACCCGCTGGTCGAGCGCTGGCCGCGGCGTCGCGACCTCCTGAGGCGTCGACAGCGTCGCCGTTCTTCGCCTGTGCGATGGCACGGTACAGTGCCTCCTTAGGGATCGCGCTCTCGGTGCAGCGCACGGGCGTAGCCCGACAGCGCGGTGCGGGACTCCTCGAGGCGCTGGTGCAGCTCCGGCTGATCCGCAGGCGACACCGCAGCGATCGCAGCCAGGGACTCGTCGAGAAGTCTCGCAAGTTCACGGCGACGCGGCGTGCCGCCGTGGAAGTCCATGACGAACCCTTCGAGTCCGACGCTCGTGAGTCTCTTGGTGACGGCGTCGATAGCCGCCCGTTTCTCGGCCACGAACAGCACGCTGCGGCCCCGCGCCATCATGGTGGCGATGACGTTGGCGATGGTCTGGCTCTTGCCCGTCCCCGGCGGCCCCTGCAGCACGAACGACTCGCCCGCGAGCGCCGCGTTGACGGCCCTGTTCTGCGACGAGTCGGCATCAAGCACCAAGTATTCGTCAGCCGGCGGCGTGGCGTCGGGCAGAGACGGATCGACGTTGTGACTGTGATCGCTGCGAAGCAACACTCGTGCATCACCGTCACCTGCGACGGCCGCGATCAGATCGTGGTCCGCGAGCGCAGCGAGATTGTCCTCGATCTCAGAGGCGCCGCGTCGGTGCAGACCCACGTTGCACATCAGCACCGGCGAGATCCAGCGTCCCGAGTTTCAGATGGCGGTAGTGCAGCAGCCTGTTGCGTCCCGACACGTCGGTCAGGTCACGCGCCCATTGCTGTGCTGCACGACGGACGCGTTCGATCCGGGTCACCGGTCAATCATTGCGCGACTCCCGCCGAGTCGGACAATCGCAGTGCAGTCCCCTGACGCCCGACTCGACCCCGCGGAGTGCTCACCTTGGCAGGGTCGCCTGAGGTGAGCGCTGGGCCAGTACGCCCGCCACTATCTCTCGTGGCCTAGTTGAACCTTCTGGATGCGATCCCTGTAGACGACGTAGAGGAACGGACCCGGCTCTTGGCAGGCCCTTGCGATAGCGGGCAGACGCCGCAGGAACTGCTCAGCCATCTCATCGGCGGGAAGGTTGCGGCCGGCCAAGCAGAAGCAGCGAACCCTGAACCTCTCGATGGCTTCCCGCTCGTGCGGGTGGTAGCGGATCCGCTTGTCCTTCATCAGGACTGCCCAGCCACGCGAACCGGCGAGTTCCAGCCACTCCTCGTCGGGAACTGTCTCGTCGCCGGGAACGCCGTCGTGCTCGCTGAGCGTCGTCAACGTGAGGCCAGCATCGCGCAGCAATCGGGGAACCTTGAGTCGATCCAGGCTGCGATCCAGAAAGAGATCAGGCAGCTCGGCGGGATGTGACACGGATGACGTCCTCGAGCTCGCCAACCGGGACGCCGAACTCTGCGGCTGTCTCCAGAAGTGTCTCACCCGCCCAGAAGCGCTCGAGCACATCCTCCACCCGTGCCCCCGCACGAGCGAAGATCGGTGCCCCGAACGACCTCTTTGGATCCGCTACGACCTCGGCAAGCTCGTAGGCCGGCACGGAAATCACAGTCGCGTAGCCGTCATCCCCGTAGGTGATCCGGCGAAGATACGACTGGATGATCTCGACGAAAACGCGCTGGTTGCTACGAACTATAACGAGATCAAGCGCGCAGTTGCCCTGGTCGGTGCCTCGACAGCTCTCCCCGTAGTCGTACAACACCTCAGCGCCGTCGGTGTAGAGCTTCTCCGACGCCAAGGCGTATTCGACGCCGATTTCGCTCTTCAGCGCGTCCAGAGCCGGGCGGATTCGCTGCATCGGGACGCCGCTACGACGGATCGCCGCCAAGACGAGCGCCTCTACGAGCCCGACGAATGGAATCGTCGGCTCACCGGGACGATCCGCCTGCATCGCAGTAAGGATCGGGGCGCCGACGATCGGGCGGCGTCCGGGCGGACGACGCACGTAGCCCTTCGCCCACGACGCAAGCGTCGAGTAGGGCACGTCCACGATAAGGGCCGCTTCGGCCACCGTGTACAGCGGCACATCGAAGCGGATTCGTTCAGCCCTCGTCAACCGACACCTCCCTGCCGTGTGCACATTCAACCACGGTTCGATGAGCGTGCAGACCCTTTCGCGGAGGTCGTGTCCGGCAACCCAGATGTTGGTACCTCGACCGGCATGCCGCGGACTGTTGTAGAAGAGAAGCGCACCTTACGCATCTGCACTGAAGTCCGAGGGGCGCGGCACGTCGCCGCGAGGAGGGAGCGACCCGCTCAGACCTGGGTCATCGTGCCGTTGTCGATCACGGCGCGGTCGCCGACGAGGGTGCGGTACCAGGCGCGGCGGCCGTCGATCCAGACGTGTACGTCGAGGCGGTCGCCGGGGAAGACGGGAGCGGTGAAGCGGCCGTACATGCCGCCGAAGCGCTCCGGGTCGCCGTCGCAGACGGCGTGCAGCAGCGCCCGCCCGGTGAAGCCGTAGGTGCACAGGCCGTGCAGGATGGGCCGGTCGAAGCCCGCCCGGGCGGCGAAGGCCGGGTCGCTGTGCAGCGGGTTCCGGTCGCCGTTCAGGCGGTAGAGCAGCGCCTGGTCGGTGCAGGTGGTGTAGCTCACAATCTTGTCCGGCGCCCGGTCGGGCCGGTCGGTGCCCGGAGCCGACGGCCCGCGGTCGCCGCCCCAGCCGCCCTCGCCCCGCAGCACCAGTGTGGCCACGTTGGTGTACAGCGGCTGACCGTCGGCGGTGTCGGCGGCGCTGGAGGTGATCTCCACCACGGCGGCCTTGCCCTTGTCGTAGACGCCGGTGATCTTGGCGACCGTGCTGATGGTGGCCTCGGTCGGAAGCGGGCGGTGCAGCGTGATCCTCTGCTCCCCGTGCAGCAGCAGCGCAGGGTTGAACGGCCCGAGGTGCCGCATGGGATTGTCGGGGTTTCGGCCCATCCCGTCGCCGAGAACCACGCACATGGTGGGCAGCGCCTTCTGCGTGACCTCGTGGCTGTTCTCGGTCGTGAACTCCAACTCGGCGCCGACGGGATCGTCCATGCCGGCGCCCACGCCCAAGGCGTACAGCAGGCAGTCCTTGGAGTCCCAGCTGCTCTCGACGGCTGAGCCCTCGGCTCCCAGAGCGTCGGGGTTGATGGGCATGGCACGCCTCCTGGGCTGATCGGCGACGGTGCTGCAACACTACCGAGCGGCCGCCGGCAGCCGTGAGCCAGGGGGCCGCGCTCCTAGGATGAGCGTCCCATGAAGGCCGTTCGCTGCATCGATGGGCGCATGCAGCTCTGCGACGTACCCGCTCCGGTGCCCGGCGACGGCGAGTTGCTGGTGTCGGTGGCCTCGGCGGGCATCTGCTCCTCTGACCTGCACATGGCTCGGCTCGGCCTGCTGGACCCGCAGATCACAGTCGGCCACGAGATCGCCGGCCGCCTGGGCGACGGCACCCCTGTGGTCGTCGAGCCGGTCACGCCGTGCGGGCAGCGGTGCGCCTTCTGCGACGGCGGCGACTACAACCTCTGCGGTGCGTCGGTGCGGCAGGTGCTGGGCATCGGCGCCGACGGGGGCATGGCCGAGTACGTGGCGGCGAACGCCGCCGGGATCGTGCCGCTTCCCAGCATCGGCGACGGCATACGCGACGCCTCCCTGGTGGAGCCGCTGGCGGTGGGCGTACACGGCCTGCGCCTGGCGAACCCCGGCGGCGGGCGGGTGCTCGTGATCGGCGGTGGCGCCCTGGGGCTGTGCGCGGCCGCCGCCGCCCGCCACAGCGGCGCCGAGGTGGCGGTGCTGGCCCGCCACGAGGCCCAGCGCGCCGCAGCCGACCGCATCGGTGCCGGCGAAGTTGGCGACGGCCGCTACGACCTCGTCGTGGACGCGGCCGGCACCCCCGAGGCGCTGGCCGAGGCCGCCCGCAGGGCCCGGCGGGGCGGCACCCTGCTGCTGCTCGCCAACTACTGGGGGACCGACATCGTGCTGCCGGGTGGGAGCGTCATGTTCAAGGAGCTGCGCATCGTCACCGGGATCATGTACGGGCGGGGACCCTCGGGCCGCGACATCGAGACGGCCGCCGCCGTGCTGGAGGACAACCCCGAGGTGGCCCGAGCGCTCGTCACCCACCGCTTCCCCCTCGACGCCGTCGACGAGGCCTTCGCCGCCGCCGCCCGGCGCGCCGAGGGCGCCATCAAAGTCGTCCTCGACCCGACCGCGAGCTGAGCCGGCCCCATGCCGAGACGGTGCGCGCCGGCCGGCGCGGCAGTGGCGGGCCGCTTGGCGCTGGTGCTCGCGGTGGCGGCGCTGGTGGCGGCCTCCTGCAACGGCGACGAGGCGACCCCGACCGAGCCCGCCGCCACGACGGCGCCGACCATCGAAGCCGACCCGCCCGCACCGCCCGACTCCCGGCCCCCCACCGCACCGGATCCCGGACCGGGCGCGGGCGGCGACGACCCAGCAGCGACGACCGGGGAGCCGACCGACGACGGTCCGGCGGATGGGGACGGCTCGGACGCACAGCCGCCACCGGCGGGCCTGAGCTCCGACATGGCGGATCGCCTGGCCTCGCTCCTCGACGAGCTGGCCCGGCTTGCCGGCGAGTGGGACCCGGCGGCCCGGGCCTCTCTCGCCGTCGTCACCCCCGACGGCACCCTGTACGGCTTCAACGAGAACCGCCAGCACATCTCCGCCAGCGCCGTGAAGCCGATCTGGACAGCAGCCGCGATCGACCTGGCCGGTCTGGCGGCGGTGATGCCGCTTGGAGCGGCCGCGCTCGTGCAGTCGGACAACTTCGCGGCCGGCGAGATCATCGACCTGATCGGCATCGACGCCGTCAACACCTGGAGCGCCGAGGCGGCGGGCACCACCGGCACCCATCTGGCCGCCTGGCACTTCGGGACCGACAGGGTTGCGCAGTCGGTGATCGACGGCGGCAGCAGGGCGAACCTCACGACGGTCGGCGATCTGGCGCTCTTCTACGCCGGACTGCGGCGCGGGGACCTGCTGGACTCCGACGGCTTCGCCTCCCTCGAGGAGTGGCTGCGCGCCACCGACCGCGGGTCGACCCCTGCCGGCACCGTCCGGGGCGCCCTCCTGGCCCGCCTCCCTGGCGAGGTGGCGACTGCGGCGATCCACAAGGCCGGCTGGCTGCTGCCGTACTGCTGCCGGGCCGAGGTTCGCCTCATGCTCGACGCGGGCGTGATCCCGCTGCCCGGCGGTTCCTGGTTCGCCATCGGCGCGGTCAGCGACCGGGGCGACTTCTACAACCTGTCGGTGCGCTGGGTCAGCCTGGCCTCCTGCCGGGTCTACGCGCTCCTCGCCGAGGATCCGTCGCACACCTGCGACCGCCCCGGCGACGGCGTCCCCCGCCCGGACCTGTGGCAGCAGCCACCGGAGCCGGAACCCGAGGACGATGACATCGAAGAGCCGGCGCCCGGGTCCGACGAGGCCGACATGCTGCCACTCGAGGACGAAGACGAGCCCGAGGAGCCGCCGGGGGAGGCCGATGATTCCGACCTGCCGCCGAGCGGCGAGGTGATCGAACGCGAGCGGAGCGACGCTCCGGAGCCCGAGCCCGACGAACCCGAGCCCGACGAACCCGAGGCCGGCGCCTAGCTGTCGAGCGTCTCGAACAGGTCGGGATCGCTGCGGCGCAGGCGGCGCCAGTTGGCCTCCCACATGGCGCCGATGAAGTTGTCGAGGTAGAGCCCCTTGCTGCGGACCACCTCGGCGATCGGCATCTCCTTGCCCCCGATCAGCTGCGCCTCGACGTGGCAACGGGCCGAGGACTCCAGAGTGATGGCCTTCACGGTGGCCAGCGCCAGCGTCTCGGCCACGATCACCACGCCGTGGTTGCCCAGCCACAGGACACTGCGCGTCCCCAGCGCGGCCGACATACGCGGCCCGTCCACGATGGGCCGGACGCCGTCGTCGAAGTAGTGCGCCTGCTCGTCGTGGAACAGGCAGGCGTCCGCTGAGTACATGCCCACCTCCGCGCCGGTGGTGCTCAGCACCTCCACGTAGGGCGAGTGAGTGTGGATCACCGCGCCGGCAGCGGGCCGGTCCCGCAGCATCTCGGCGTGGAAACCCACGGCCGGCGACACCCCGCCGGCACCGGACAGCACCGCGAAGTCCATGCTCACGTGCACGACGTGGGCGGGCAGTGTCTCGTCGAAATACCCCCACGGCGAGATCCAGAACGTCTCGGGACGGCCGGGGTCCCGCAGTGCCACCTGGCCGGCGACGCGGCTCTCGCAGCCACCCCGGGCCAACATGCGTCGCGCCGCGGCCACCTGGAACGCCGGGTGATCGACGTGCATGCCCATGCGCCGGAGTGTACGAGTCGCCGCCGATGGGCCCCGGAGCCGGGCGGCCCGGTCCGGCTGTGCCCCGATGGGCAGCCGACCATCGGTGGCGGGTACGATCACCGGCGGGCGCGGGCGAGAGGAGGGAGGATGAGCCAGAGCTTCGTCAGCGACTGGACACCCCCTGACTGGCTCATCCCGTGGATCTCACGCACCCACGTCGTGCTGTACAAGCTGACCACGGGCAAGATCGGCAGCCACGTGGACGGCATGCCCTGCATCCTGCTGCGCACCATCGGGCGCCGCTCGGGCAAGCCGCACACGGTCTGCCTCAGCTACCTGCCCGACGGCGACTCGATGGTCGTCGTGGGCTCCTTCGGCGGCGCCGAGTACAACCCCGCCTGGTATCACAACCTGCAGGCCAACCCCGAGGTCATCGTGCGCGACCGGGAGCGGGTTTTCTGGGCCACGGCCGAGACGCTCACCGGCGACGAGCGAGAATCCCTGTGGGAGACCCGCATCGCCAGCGCCCCCCGCTACGCCCGCTACCAGGAACGCACCGACCGGGAGATCCCCCTCGTGCGGCTCAGCTACTCCCGCCCCTACACGGGGTAGCGCCCCACGGCACGCCGCTCAGAGGGTCCAGCCGCCGCCCCTTCCCCGTCACTCCGGCGAAGGCCGGAGTCCACTGCCCGACGGCCGCGCGCCTGTGTCTGCCATCGAGTCCTGAACAAATCCCCGCGGTTCCGACCCGCTTGGCGGGCTCAGAGCGTCCAGCCTCCGTCCACGTCGAGTTTCTGGCCGGTGATGTAGCCGGCCCGGTCCGAGGCCAGGAAGCACACCGCCTCGGCGATGTCGCCGGCCCGGCCGAAATGGCCGAGTGCGATGCCGCCGAGGGCCTCCGCTTGGGCGCGCTCATCGACCTCGCCGGTGGCCATCAGGGTCTCGGCCATGCCGTCGGCCATCAGCCCCGGCCCGACGCAGTTGGCCCGCACCCCGTAGCGGCCCTCCTCCTTGGCGACCGCCCGCACGAGTGCCTCCACCGCCCCCTTCGGCACCGACGAGAGGGAGTCGCGCTTGGGGAACCGCTCGGTGGCGCAGGTCGTGACCGCCACGAGAGACCCACGGGCAGCACGCAGATGGGGCAGAGAGGCATGCACCAGGTTGTAGAACGCCAGGATGTCCCCGGTGCACTGGCACCAGAAGCGCGCCGGTTCGATGCGCGCCACGTACTCCATCGACACGTAAGGCCCTGAGGCGTAGACCACGGTGTGCAGCCCGCCGGCGGCCGCCTGCTCGACGACCACCGCCACCGCGGCCGTGTCGGAGAGGTCCAGCTGCACGGCGCGCGCCTGTCCGCCCTCGGCGTCGATCTCGGCCACCAGAGCGGCCGCCCGTTCGGCGTTGCTGTTGTAGGTGAAGGTCACCTCGGCGCCGCGGGCGGCCAGCAGCCGGCAGACGGCCGCGCCGATGCCGCCGCTGCCGCCGCTCACCAGCGCCGCGCCCACCCTGGGGGCGAAGTCCCGCGGCTGGAGCGACTCCGGGGCTGGCGTCCCCGTCATCCCGTCATCGTGGCGGAAGCGGCGGCTCTAGGAGTGTGCCGAGCAATCCACGGGCAGCGCCGGTCGGGTGTCAGGTCCTGGATTCCGGCCTTCGCCGGAATGACGTGTCGGGGCGTCTCGAGCATCGCGCAGCAGTCTCCTAGGCGGCCGTGCGAGACCGTGGCAGCGTCTCGGCCTCGCCTTCCTCGCCGAACAACTCCCCCGGATCGATGTCGTCGAGAAGCCCGCCGAACGGACCGTCAGGGCCGAACAGATCCTGCAACGGCCCGT
It contains:
- a CDS encoding SDR family oxidoreductase, producing the protein MTGTPAPESLQPRDFAPRVGAALVSGGSGGIGAAVCRLLAARGAEVTFTYNSNAERAAALVAEIDAEGGQARAVQLDLSDTAAVAVVVEQAAAGGLHTVVYASGPYVSMEYVARIEPARFWCQCTGDILAFYNLVHASLPHLRAARGSLVAVTTCATERFPKRDSLSSVPKGAVEALVRAVAKEEGRYGVRANCVGPGLMADGMAETLMATGEVDERAQAEALGGIALGHFGRAGDIAEAVCFLASDRAGYITGQKLDVDGGWTL
- a CDS encoding nitroreductase family deazaflavin-dependent oxidoreductase, which gives rise to MSQSFVSDWTPPDWLIPWISRTHVVLYKLTTGKIGSHVDGMPCILLRTIGRRSGKPHTVCLSYLPDGDSMVVVGSFGGAEYNPAWYHNLQANPEVIVRDRERVFWATAETLTGDERESLWETRIASAPRYARYQERTDREIPLVRLSYSRPYTG
- a CDS encoding class II aldolase/adducin family protein, which translates into the protein MGMHVDHPAFQVAAARRMLARGGCESRVAGQVALRDPGRPETFWISPWGYFDETLPAHVVHVSMDFAVLSGAGGVSPAVGFHAEMLRDRPAAGAVIHTHSPYVEVLSTTGAEVGMYSADACLFHDEQAHYFDDGVRPIVDGPRMSAALGTRSVLWLGNHGVVIVAETLALATVKAITLESSARCHVEAQLIGGKEMPIAEVVRSKGLYLDNFIGAMWEANWRRLRRSDPDLFETLDS